In Thermothelomyces thermophilus ATCC 42464 chromosome 4, complete sequence, a single genomic region encodes these proteins:
- a CDS encoding carbonic anhydrase-like protein (hypothetical carbonic anhydrase) yields the protein MAQDSYLYALSSNNAWAGYKAHQNPNFFPKLASGQSPQILWLGCSDSRCPETTILGLQPGDVFTHRNVANIVSPTDINTAAVIEYAVAHLRVRHIVLCGHTACGGAAAALASSSDGGGGGGNKRLGGVLDTWLTPLRALRSAHREALDAIADDAARAVRLAELNVEAGVRVLMENEVVREAVRDRGLEVHGCLFDIGSGRIRDLGIGTRPKRTVRGSGTESEEVRGTHGQLVFNGSGASLAVR from the exons ATGGCGCAAG ACAGTTACCTCTACGCCCTCAGCTCCAACAATGCCTGGGCAGGCTACAAAGCGCACCAGAACCCAAACTTCTTCCCGAAGCTCGCAAGTGGACAATCTCCACAAATCC TCTGGCTCGGCTGCTCCGACTCGCGCTGCCCAGAGACGACGATTCTGGGCCTGCAGCCGGGCGACGTCTTTACGCACCGCAACGTGGCCAACATTGTCTCGCCGACCGACATCAACACGGCGGCGGTCATCGAGTATGCGGTCGCGCACCTGCGCGTCCGCCACATAGTGCTGTGCGGCCACACGGcctgcggcggcgccgcggccgcgctggcctcctcctctgatggcggcggcggcggcggaaacAAGAGGCTCGGAGGGGTGCTCGACACGTGGCTGACGCCGCTGCGGGCGCTGCGGTCCGCCCACCGCGAGGCGCTGGACGCGATCGCGGACGACGCCGCCCGGGCGGTCCGGCTGGCTGAGCTCAACGTCGAGGCCGGGGTGCGCGTACTGATGGAGAATGAGGTGGTGCGGGAGGCGGTGCGGGACCGCGGGCTCGAGGTGCACGGGTGCCTGTTCGATATAGGGAGCGGGAGGATCCGGGACCTCGGGATTGGGACGAGGCCCAAGCGGACCGTCCGGGGGTCCGGGACCGAAAGCGAGGAGGTGAGGGGAACACATGGGCAGCTGGTGTTTAACGGCAGTGGCGCGTCTCTGGCGGTGCGGTGA